In Pelmatolapia mariae isolate MD_Pm_ZW linkage group LG2, Pm_UMD_F_2, whole genome shotgun sequence, one DNA window encodes the following:
- the LOC134637785 gene encoding protocadherin beta-16-like produces MVGGQIRYSIPEEMKKGSVIGNVAQDLGLDLKKLRSGRAPLRGHRTARIVTGENVHYTELQKDKGILVVNERIDREQLCGDVTPCSFSFELILENPMELHPVKLIVQDQNDNPPQVLYPVQTGGSLVAEMVPRSAEVGYLVTKVVAVDVDSGQNAWLSYKLQKATDRALFEVGLQNGEIRTIRQVTDKDAVKQRLTVIVEDNGHPARSATVIVNVAVADSFPEVLSEFTELTHDKEYNDNLTFYLVLALAVVSFLFITCLVVIISVRIYRWRQSRILYHSNLPVIPYYPPRYSDTLGTGTLPHVYNYEVCRTTDSRKSDVKYTQPMSHSLVSVDGAGDVVPQVDKQRSGNISQMSTLVSDTSI; encoded by the exons ATGGTAGGTGGTCAGATTCGGTATTCTATACCTGAGGAGATGAAGAAAGGCTCTGTTATCGGTAATGTGGCGCAGGATCTTGGCTTGGATCTGAAAAAGCTCCGCTCAGGGCGGGCCCCcctacg gggccaccgtacgGCCCGTATCGTGACCGGAGAAAACGTTCACTACACCGAGCTGCAGAAAGACAAAGGGATTCTGGTCGTGAATGAGAGAATAGACCGAGAGCAGCTTTGTGGGGACGTAACGCCGTGTAGTTTCAGCTTTGAACTGATATTAGAAAATCCTATGGAACTACACC ctgtgaaattaatagtTCAGGACCAGAACGACAACCCCCCTCAGGTTCTGTACCCAGTCCAGACTGGTGGCTCTCTGGTGGCTGAAATGGTGCCTCGTTCAGCAGAAGTGGGCTATCTGGTGACTAAAGTGGTGGCTGTTGATGTGGACTCTGGACAGAATGCCTGGCTCTCCTATAAACTGCAGAAAGCCACAGACAGGGCGCTGTTTGAAGTGGGCTTACAGAATGGAGAAATCAGAACTATCCGCCAAGTCACTGATAAAGATGCTGTCAAACAAAGACTGACTGTTATAGTGGAGGACAACGGACATCCCGCTCGTTCAGCTACAGTCATTGTTAACGTGGCAGTGGCGGACAGTTTCCCTGAAGTGCTGTCGGAGTTCACTGAGTTGACGcacgacaaggagtacaatGACAACTTGACTTTTTACTTAGTCTTGGCTCTGGCTGTAGTTTCCTTCCTCTTCATCACGTGTTTAGTGGTTATTATATCAGTCAGAATCTACAGGTGGAGACAGTCTCGCATCCTGTATCACTCTAACCTCCCTGTCATTCCATATTATCCACCGCGTTACTCAGACACTTTGGGGACAGGGACTCTGCCACATGTGTACAATTACGAGGTGTGCAGGACGACTGACTCCAGAAAGAGTGACGTGAAATATACGCAACCGATGAGTCACAGTTTAGTGAGTGTGGATGGAGCTGGAGACGTTGTACCGCAAGTGGATAAGCAACGGTCCGGCAACATTTCCCAAATGTCTACTTTGGTGAGTGATACTTCAATCTag
- the LOC134644622 gene encoding protocadherin gamma-A5-like — MDCGLKGYTRCIKWRFGCGLNWHFFLLIFCLIHMVTGHIRYSIPEEMKKGSLIGNVAQDLGLNLKRLRLGRARIVTGDSIQYTELQTDKGILVVKERIDREQLCGDTTPCSFSFEVILENPMELHQITVEITDINDHSPTFKRNSINFEISESASTGARFSLTSAEDPDVGVNGLREYFLAENDNFVLKQNSNADGKKYAEMVLQKPLDRETNPNLSLKLIAVDGGTPQRSGTVNIDITVLDVNDNAPVFNQSVYKATVMENSPRDTYVTAVNASDADFGSNSIVTYYFSDLNSGLSDLFMIDEKHGIISITGFIDYEKDKKYELRIDARDQGGLTDSSKVIIEVTDVNDNVPIINIMSFTSTASEDSPPGTTIGIINVKDLDSGDNGQVNCRIEQNAPFKIKSNLRNYYTLVTDTVLDRESVSEYNITVVATDAGIPPLSTTRTFHLKISDVNDNAPVFSQSVYNTFIIENNSPGISVLTLGAKDPDENQNARISYILENTNIGGAPVSEYVSVNAESGVVHAARSFDYEQIKQLVFIVKAQDGGSPPLSNNVTVKLIVQDQNDNPPQVLYPVQTGGSLVAEMVPRSADVGYLVTKVVAVDVDSGQNAWLSYKLQKATDRALFEVGLQNGEIRTIRQVTDKDAVKQRLTVIVEDNGQPSRSATVIVNVAVADSFPEVFSEFTELTHDKEYNDNLTFYLVLALAVVSFLFITCLVVILSVKIYRWRQSRILYHSNLPVIPYYPPRYSDTLGTGTLPHVYNYEVCRTTDSRKSDCKFGSAGSQNVLIMDPSSTGTMQRIQSEKSILDEPDSLLEVS; from the coding sequence ATGGATTGTGGATTAAAAGGATACACCCGGTGCATAAAATGGCGCTTTGGCTGTGGACTCAATTGGCATTTCTTCTTGCTCATTTTTTGTCTGATTCATATGGTCACTGGACATATTCGATACTCTATCCCAGAGGAGATGAAGAAAGGCTCTCTCATCGGTAATGTAGCACAGGACCTCGGATTGAATCTCAAAAGGCTCCGTTTGGGTCGGGCCCGTATCGTGACCGGCGACAGCATCCAGTACACCGAGCTGCAGACAGACAAAGGGATTTTAGTCGTCAAAGAGAGAATAGACCGagagcagctctgtggagaCACAACCCCGTGCAGTTTCAGCTTTGAGGTAATTTTAGAAAATCCTATGGAGCTACACCAAATCACAGTTGAAATAACGGATATAAACGACCATTCGCCAACCTTCAAACGAAACAGTATCAATTTTGAAATCAGCGAATCAGCCAGTACTGGCGCTCGATTTTCTTTAACCAGTGCAGAAGATCCAGACGTGGGTGTTAACGGACTTAGAGAATATTTTCTAGCCGAGAATGACAATTTTGTTCTTAAACAAAACTCGAATGCAGACGGGAAGAAATACGCAGAGATGGTGCTTCAGAAGCCGCTGGACAGGGAAACAAATCCTAATCTGTCTCTAAAGCTAATTGCTGTAGATGGTGGGACTCCGCAGAGATCTGGCACCGTAAATATCGATATAACTGTTCTCGATGTAAATGATAATGCTCCAGTATTCAATCAATCTGTATATAAAGCCACAGTCATGGAAAATTCTCCCAGAGATACTTACGTTACCGCTGTTAATGCTAGTGACGCAGATTTCGGGTCAAATAGCATTGTGACTTATTATTTTTCAGATCTCAACAGTGGTCTCAGTGATTTGTTTATGATTGACGAAAAACATGGTATAATTTCAATAACAGGCTTTATTGattatgaaaaagacaaaaaatacgAACTTCGAATCGACGCCAGAGATCAGGGAGGTTTAACAGATTCAAGCAAAGTGATAATTGAAGTAACTGATGTTAATGATAACGTCCCTATCATAAACATTATGTCATTCACTAGTACTGCGTCCGAGGACTCTCCTCCTGGTACCACTATTGGCATCATAAATGTTAAAGATCTGGACTCGGGTGATAACGGACAAGTAAACTGTAGAATAGAACAAAACGCGCCTTTCAAAATTAAATCTAATTTAAGAAATTACTATACGTTAGTAACAGATACTGTATTAGATCGTGAAAGCGTTTCAGAATATAACATCACAGTTGTTGCGACAGATGCAGGAATACCTCCTCTTTCAACAACAAGAACCTTTCATTTAAAGATCTCTGACGTGAACGATAATGCTCCGGTATTTTCTCAAAGTGTTTACAATACGTTTATCATAGAGAATAACTCTCCAGGCATTTCTGTTCTCACTCTCGGGGCTAAAGATCCCGATGAAAACCAAAACGCCCGGATATCTTATATACTGGAGAACACTAATATTGGTGGAGCTCCAGTTTCtgaatatgtttcagtaaatgCAGAAAGCGGAGTCGTGCACGCTGCGCGCTCATTCGATTATGAACAAATCAAACAGCTGGTTTTTATTGTCAAGGCGCAGGATGGAGGCTCCCCTCCTCTCAGTAACAATGTGACTGTGAAACTGATAGTTCAGGACCAGAACGACAACCCCCCTCAGGTTCTGTACCCCGTCCAGACTGGTGGCTCTCTGGTGGCTGAAATGGTGCCTCGTTCAGCAGATGTGGGCTATCTGGTGACTAAAGTGGTGGCTGTTGATGTGGACTCTGGACAGAACGCCTGGCTCTCCTATAAACTGCAGAAAGCCACAGACAGGGCGCTATTTGAAGTGGGCTTACAGAATGGAGAAATCAGAACTATCCGCCAAGTCACTGATAAAGATGCTGTCAAGCAAAGACTGACTGTTATAGTGGAGGACAACGGGCAGCCCTCTCGTTCAGCTACAGTCATTGTTAACGTGGCGGTGGCGGACAGTTTCCCTGAAGTGTTTTCGGAGTTCACTGAGTTGACAcacgacaaggagtacaatGACAACCTGACTTTTTACTTGGtcttggctctggctgtggtttCCTTCCTCTTCATCACGTGTTTAGTGGTTATTCTATCAGTCAAAATCTACAGGTGGAGACAGTCACGCATCTTGTATCACTCCAACCTCCCTGTCATTCCATATTATCCACCACGTTACTCAGACACTTTGGGGACAGGCACTCTGCCACATGTGTACAATTACGAGGTGTGTAGGACGACTGACTCCAGAAAGAGTGACTGTAAGTTCGGCAGTGCCGGTAGTCAGAACGTGCTGATAATGGACCCCAGTTCTACAGGAACGATGCAGCGGATACAGAGTGAAAAGAGCATCCTGGATGAACCAGACTCTCTTCTCGAGGTTAGTTAA